A DNA window from Odocoileus virginianus isolate 20LAN1187 ecotype Illinois unplaced genomic scaffold, Ovbor_1.2 Unplaced_Scaffold_5, whole genome shotgun sequence contains the following coding sequences:
- the CFAP184 gene encoding cilia- and flagella-associated protein 184 — MDDHPGDPETEDGEVESLASRLSGVKASSVPHSPVEPAKPEPETKTVEASEEGAAAPKPAKSKEGLAVTEAADEEGPGELESPAEAQEEAEPGEPREAGPGEPAEPEPEEPEEDGEEEEGEEEAAAAAVAEPGRKGVPSQVALQQATAGKEEAAAAQGTAREDQVEEDEESEASEEGLESRVPRKDEDELRNLDEGLAVEPHDWSEEEQKQQEQQLRAELLEQYRALVVERGRYQRYNNYLQHRIFEALRKKKGVEAAAEAPGGDRGAEPEAPEKEQAYLRHLAVLEDLRKQEADDLRWYHHELNQLKLQCQEKVSRVDKEWRRFQALKKQVVMQAMGSCRMRGGRQVALREVEQIQALEDKKEKEMSAVRLENVQLKQSLVHFETRMRTQEDLTEGLLLIDFEQLKIENQTFNEKVEERDEELLKLRHKVTNNVQIITHVKEKLHFVDIENMCKKAELMEIEAQVAQKRDILTKTKQARDGLRLDNIRLNQKCGLLGKESLLRDMEEKVDRTEVLNQRLASLKHHHAGLVLSCRGVKQKIREAKAFLPS, encoded by the coding sequence ATGGACGACCACCCTGGGGACCCCGAGACGGAAGATGGAGAGGTGGAGAGTCTGGCCTCGCGTCTGTCCGGGGTCAAGGCCAGCTCCGTCCCCCACTCCCCGGTGGAACCCGCGAAGCCGGAGCCAGAGACGAAGACCGTAGAGGCTTCGGAGGAAGGCGCCGCCGCGCCGAAGCCGGCCAAATCCAAGGAAGGGCTGGCGGTCACCGAAGCTGCTGACGAGGAGGGGCCCGGAGAGCTTGAGAGCCCGGCCGAGGCCCAGGAGGAAGCCGAGCCAGGGGAGCCTCGGGAGGCCGGGCCTGGGGAGCCAGCCGAGCCGGAGCCCGAGGAACCCGAGGAggacggggaggaggaggagggcgaagaggaggcggcggcggcggcggtggcggagCCCGGGAGGAAGGGAGTCCCGTCGCAGGTCGCTCTGCAGCAGGCCACGGCCGGCAAGGAAGAGGCCGCGGCAGCCCAGGGCACTGCGCGGGAAGACCAGGTAGAGGAGGACGAAGAGAGCGAGGCGAGCGAGGAGGGGTTGGAGTCCCGGGTCCCCCGGAAAGACGAGGACGAGCTGAGAAACCTGGACGAGGGGCTCGCTGTCGAGCCTCACGACTGGAGCGAGGAGGAGCAGAAGCAGCAGGAGCAACAGCTGCGCGCCGAGCTCCTGGAGCAGTACCGCGCCCTGGTGGTGGAGCGCGGCCGCTACCAACGCTACAACAACTACCTGCAGCACAGGATCTTCGAGGCGCTGCGCAAGAAAAAGGGTGTGGAGGCCGCCGCCGAGGCGCCCGGAGGCGACAGGGGCGCGGAGCCCGAGGCCCCCGAGAAAGAGCAGGCCTACCTCCGCCATCTGGCCGTCCTGGAGGACCTGCGGAAGCAGGAGGCCGACGACCTGCGCTGGTATCACCACGAGCTGAACCAGCTGAAGCTGCAGTGCCAAGAGAAGGTCTCCCGGGTGGACAAGGAGTGGCGGCGCTTCCAGGCGCTCAAGAAGCAGGTGGTGATGCAGGCCATGGGCAGCTGCCGGATGAGGGGCGGCCGCCAGGTCGCTCTGCGAGAGGTGGAGCAGATCCAGGCTCTGGAGGataagaaggagaaggagatgagcGCCGTGAGGCTAGAGAACGTGCAGCTGAAGCAGAGCCTGGTGCATTTTGAAACCAGGATGAGGACCCAGGAGGACCTGACTGAGGGCCTGCTCCTGATAGACTTTGAACAGCTCAAGATCGAGAACCAGACCTTCAATGAAAAGGTCGAGGAGCGGGACGAGGAGCTCCTGAAACTGCGCCACAAGGTGACCAACAACGTGCAGATAATAACTCACGTGAAGGAAAAGTTACACTTTGTGGACATAGAAAACATGTGTAAAAAGGCAGAGCTCATGGAGATTGAGGCTCAGGTGGCCCAGAAGAGGGACATCTTGACCAAGACTAAGCAAGCCCGAGATGGCCTGCGGCTTGACAACATCAGGCTGAATCAGAAGTGTGGGCTTCTAGGCAAGGAATCCCTCCTCCGGGACATGGAAGAGAAGGTGGACAGGACAGAGGTGCTCAACCAGCGCCTGGCGAGCCTGAAGCACCACCACGCCGGGCTTGTTCTGTCCTGCAGAGGCGTGAAGCAGAAGATCAGGGAGGCCAAGGCCTTTCTGCCCTCCTGA